Proteins encoded within one genomic window of Acidihalobacter prosperus:
- a CDS encoding nitrogen fixation protein NifQ has protein sequence MRATGGEAGRETRRPGPTRESRYAYWMSHASGQANDALLAKILSSRESGGSALPPNLGLEPSEWQAMLSTHFPSAVPLTTPVPLGADELADEARVVERDDLVALLLAGRAGRCASEGWLAIIVAAACMGGDHLWQDLGLWSREDLSRLMNGNFPALAQRNDRDMKWKRFLYRQLCQAEGVYVCRSPSCEVCVDYARCFGAED, from the coding sequence ATGAGGGCGACCGGCGGCGAGGCGGGTCGAGAGACGCGCCGTCCGGGGCCGACGCGCGAATCCCGTTACGCCTATTGGATGTCGCATGCCAGCGGGCAGGCCAATGACGCACTGCTGGCGAAAATACTCAGCTCCCGAGAGTCTGGCGGTAGCGCATTGCCGCCGAATCTTGGGCTGGAACCAAGTGAATGGCAAGCGATGCTGAGCACACATTTCCCGTCGGCCGTGCCGCTGACGACGCCTGTGCCCCTTGGTGCGGACGAGTTGGCGGATGAGGCCCGCGTCGTCGAACGCGACGACTTGGTGGCCCTGTTGCTAGCCGGCCGCGCGGGACGCTGCGCCAGCGAAGGCTGGCTGGCGATCATCGTGGCCGCCGCCTGCATGGGCGGCGACCACCTGTGGCAGGATCTTGGGCTTTGGTCGCGCGAGGACTTAAGCCGATTGATGAACGGAAATTTCCCCGCGCTCGCGCAGCGGAACGACCGCGACATGAAGTGGAAGCGTTTTCTCTACAGGCAGCTCTGCCAGGCCGAGGGCGTATACGTCTGCCGCTCGCCGTCTTGCGAGGTCTGCGTGGATTACGCGCGCTGCTTCGGCGCCGAGGATTGA
- the nifL gene encoding nitrogen fixation negative regulator NifL: MIKDSGGRQASRIDEARAGGDAPALDTATSPDRAVTSLLPSLFMAAVEQAPVAISITDSRANILYANAAFTRVTGYPRAEIIGRNESVLSHKVTPRALYEDLWRHLTERRPWTGTLLNRGRDGEPYLAEVTIAPVADAEGQATHFIGMHRDITEVHRLERELRDHMALVESVFTLAPVAIVLIGPDGARIRENAAYLRLRGELGCDPAEHAFGALGLSLAAWEQAGGLAQFKDREVGVGGAGERPARWLSCSTTRVDGVESRPDAFFEPEAKGYLLLALSDVSVQRRRREELRISALRAQLTEHELTEGVRETVDGAVFQLDSLVGRIGAVQALIECREQPGDAGILEALSLAREAGEAAKLRLSGALPPARRPRRSMVNLNEMLRDVLAIATPRMLAAGVMVDWRPERTLPPYWGDPVALQDLFRQLIENALDALDEVPASARMLTVRSQLGNGEIEIAIEDSGQGIAREYQLKIFEPFYTTRAEQGRAGMGLAIVQNVINAHDALIWLDAEHSPGASFHVVFPLSTRTQRRAAGEA; this comes from the coding sequence ATGATCAAGGATAGCGGTGGACGACAGGCGTCACGGATAGACGAAGCACGCGCGGGCGGCGACGCGCCGGCGCTGGACACGGCCACGTCGCCCGATCGGGCGGTGACCTCCCTGTTGCCGAGTCTGTTCATGGCGGCGGTCGAGCAGGCGCCGGTCGCCATCTCGATCACGGACAGCCGCGCAAATATTCTTTACGCCAACGCGGCGTTTACCCGGGTCACAGGCTACCCGCGCGCCGAGATCATCGGCCGCAACGAGTCGGTGCTCTCGCACAAGGTCACGCCGCGCGCGTTGTACGAAGACCTCTGGCGACATCTCACCGAGCGGCGTCCCTGGACCGGGACGTTGCTCAACCGCGGACGCGACGGCGAGCCCTATCTTGCCGAGGTCACCATCGCGCCGGTGGCCGACGCCGAGGGGCAGGCGACGCACTTCATCGGCATGCACCGCGACATCACCGAGGTCCATCGCCTGGAACGCGAGCTGCGCGACCATATGGCGCTGGTCGAGTCGGTATTCACCCTGGCGCCGGTGGCGATCGTGTTGATCGGGCCGGACGGGGCGCGCATTCGCGAAAATGCCGCCTACCTGCGCCTGCGCGGCGAGCTGGGCTGCGATCCGGCGGAACACGCATTCGGTGCGTTGGGGTTGAGTCTCGCTGCCTGGGAGCAGGCGGGCGGACTGGCGCAATTCAAGGACCGCGAGGTCGGCGTCGGCGGCGCCGGCGAGCGTCCGGCCCGTTGGCTGAGCTGTTCGACCACGCGTGTCGACGGTGTCGAAAGCCGTCCGGATGCCTTCTTCGAGCCCGAAGCCAAGGGTTACCTGCTGCTCGCGCTCAGCGACGTCAGCGTGCAGCGACGGCGTCGCGAGGAGTTGCGCATCAGCGCTCTGCGCGCCCAACTCACGGAACACGAGTTGACCGAAGGCGTGCGCGAAACCGTGGACGGCGCCGTGTTTCAGCTCGACAGCCTGGTCGGGCGGATCGGCGCCGTGCAGGCGTTGATCGAATGCCGTGAGCAGCCGGGCGACGCGGGCATCCTGGAGGCCCTGTCGCTGGCGCGTGAGGCCGGCGAGGCCGCCAAGCTGCGGCTTTCAGGCGCGCTGCCGCCCGCGCGCCGCCCGCGGCGTTCGATGGTCAATCTCAACGAAATGCTGCGTGACGTGCTGGCCATCGCCACGCCGCGCATGCTGGCGGCAGGCGTGATGGTGGACTGGCGTCCGGAGCGCACGCTGCCGCCTTACTGGGGCGATCCCGTGGCCTTGCAGGATCTGTTTCGGCAGCTGATCGAGAACGCGCTGGATGCGCTCGACGAGGTGCCTGCCAGCGCACGCATGCTGACGGTGCGCAGCCAGCTGGGCAACGGCGAGATCGAAATCGCGATCGAGGACAGCGGGCAGGGCATCGCCCGCGAGTATCAGCTCAAGATCTTCGAACCTTTCTATACCACCCGTGCCGAACAGGGCCGCGCGGGGATGGGACTCGCGATCGTGCAGAACGTCATCAACGCGCACGATGCCCTGATCTGGCTCGACGCCGAACATAGCCCTGGCGCGAGCTTCCATGTCGTGTTTCCGTTGTCGACACGGACCCAGCGACGGGCCGCGGGAGAGGCATGA
- the tgt gene encoding tRNA guanosine(34) transglycosylase Tgt: MKFDLLTRDGAARRGRLTFERGTVETPAFMPVGTYGTVKGMTPEELESLGAEIVLGNTFHLMLRPGTEIIARHGDLHGFMHWERPILTDSGGFQVFSLAKLRKLSEEGVSFRSPVNGDKVMLTPERSMAVQRALGSDIVMVFDECTPYPATEDEAAASMRLSLRWAARSREAHGDSSSALFGIVQGGMYEALRLESAAGLRAIGFDGYAIGGLAVGEPADERLRTLEFTLPALPADRPRYLMGVGTPEDIVESVLRGVDMFDCVIPTRNARNGFLYTRSGVMRIRNARYADDTRPLEEGCECYTCRNYSRAYLRHLDKCGEILGARLNTIHNLHYYQTLMRELREAIAQGRLAAYVDEFRALRAKPGGAVP, translated from the coding sequence ATGAAATTCGATCTTCTGACCCGGGACGGTGCCGCTCGACGCGGACGCCTGACCTTCGAGCGCGGCACGGTGGAGACCCCGGCCTTCATGCCCGTAGGCACCTACGGCACGGTCAAGGGCATGACGCCCGAGGAACTGGAAAGCCTGGGCGCCGAGATCGTGCTCGGCAATACCTTTCATTTGATGCTGCGGCCCGGCACCGAGATCATCGCGCGCCACGGCGACCTGCACGGTTTCATGCACTGGGAACGGCCGATCCTGACCGACTCCGGCGGTTTTCAGGTGTTCAGCCTGGCCAAACTGCGCAAGCTGAGCGAGGAGGGCGTCAGCTTTCGTTCGCCGGTGAACGGGGACAAGGTGATGCTCACCCCGGAGCGTTCGATGGCCGTGCAGCGCGCGCTGGGCTCGGATATCGTCATGGTGTTCGATGAATGCACGCCGTATCCCGCGACCGAGGACGAGGCCGCGGCGTCGATGCGGCTGTCGCTACGCTGGGCAGCACGTTCCCGCGAGGCACATGGCGATAGCTCCTCGGCGCTGTTCGGCATCGTGCAGGGCGGCATGTACGAGGCGCTGCGTCTCGAATCGGCGGCGGGCCTGCGGGCCATCGGCTTCGACGGCTATGCGATCGGCGGGCTGGCGGTGGGCGAGCCGGCGGACGAGCGCCTGCGCACCCTGGAATTCACCCTGCCTGCACTGCCCGCGGACCGGCCCCGCTATCTGATGGGCGTGGGCACGCCGGAGGATATCGTCGAATCGGTGCTGCGCGGGGTGGACATGTTCGACTGCGTGATACCGACGCGCAACGCACGCAACGGCTTTCTGTATACGCGCAGCGGCGTCATGCGTATCCGCAACGCCCGCTATGCCGACGACACGCGTCCGTTGGAGGAGGGCTGCGAATGCTACACCTGTCGGAATTACTCGCGGGCCTACCTGCGTCATCTCGACAAGTGCGGCGAGATCCTCGGCGCGCGCCTCAATACGATCCACAACCTGCATTACTACCAGACGCTGATGCGCGAGCTGCGCGAGGCCATCGCACAGGGGCGGCTGGCCGCCTATGTGGACGAGTTCCGGGCGCTGCGCGCAAAACCCGGCGGCGCTGTGCCATAA
- the nifB gene encoding nitrogenase cofactor biosynthesis protein NifB, translated as MELTVLDSAGAQPQQSGCSSSGCGSTDDQLAHLPDEIRDKVYNHPCYSEQAHHYFARMHVAVAPACNIQCHYCNRKYDCSNESRPGVVSELLTPDQAVKKTLAVAANIPQMTVLGIAGPGDPLANPERTFATFRMLSEQAPDIKLCVSTNGLALPESVDELAKHNIDHVTITINAVDPDVGAKIYPWIFWENKRIKGREAAAILIEQQQKGLQMLTERGILVKVNSVMIPGVNDEHLKEVSRIVKSKGAFLHNVMPLISEAEHGTFFGLMGQRGPEPEELQNLQDACAGDMNMMRHCRQCRADAVGLLGEDRGEEFTLDKIEAMEIDYEAAMVRRAEVHRSIEAELNQHAQAKPAAPADIDPDARPVLMAIASQGGGVINQHFGHAHEFLIYEASPAGVRFISHRKTDNYCEGGDTCGDGESVLSRTIATLSGCEAVLCSKIGYEPWDMLEAAGIKPNGEHAMERIEDAVAAVYREMWEAGALMTAADECLVVA; from the coding sequence ATGGAACTGACAGTGCTTGATTCGGCCGGTGCACAGCCCCAGCAGTCGGGCTGCTCCTCCAGCGGGTGCGGCAGCACCGACGACCAGCTCGCGCACCTGCCCGACGAAATCCGCGACAAGGTCTACAACCACCCCTGTTATTCCGAGCAGGCGCATCACTACTTCGCGCGCATGCACGTGGCCGTGGCGCCGGCGTGCAACATCCAGTGCCACTACTGCAACCGCAAGTACGACTGCAGCAACGAGTCGCGCCCGGGCGTGGTGTCCGAACTGCTGACCCCGGACCAGGCGGTCAAGAAGACCCTGGCGGTGGCCGCCAACATTCCGCAGATGACGGTGCTCGGCATCGCCGGCCCCGGCGATCCGCTGGCCAACCCCGAGCGCACCTTCGCGACCTTCCGCATGCTCAGCGAACAGGCCCCGGACATCAAGCTGTGCGTTTCCACCAACGGCCTGGCGTTGCCCGAGAGCGTGGATGAGCTGGCCAAGCACAACATCGACCACGTGACCATCACGATCAATGCCGTGGACCCAGACGTGGGCGCCAAGATTTATCCCTGGATCTTCTGGGAAAACAAGCGCATCAAGGGCCGCGAGGCTGCGGCGATCCTGATCGAGCAGCAGCAGAAGGGTCTGCAGATGCTCACCGAGCGCGGCATCCTGGTGAAGGTCAACTCGGTGATGATCCCGGGCGTGAACGACGAGCACCTCAAGGAGGTCAGCCGCATCGTCAAGTCCAAGGGCGCCTTCCTGCATAACGTCATGCCGCTGATCAGCGAGGCCGAGCACGGCACCTTCTTCGGTCTGATGGGGCAGCGCGGTCCGGAGCCCGAGGAACTGCAGAACCTGCAGGACGCCTGTGCCGGCGACATGAACATGATGCGCCACTGCCGTCAGTGCCGCGCCGACGCGGTCGGCCTGCTCGGCGAGGATCGCGGCGAGGAGTTCACCCTGGACAAGATCGAAGCCATGGAGATCGACTACGAAGCCGCCATGGTACGACGTGCCGAGGTGCATCGTTCGATCGAGGCCGAGCTCAACCAGCATGCCCAGGCCAAGCCGGCGGCGCCGGCGGACATCGACCCCGATGCGCGTCCGGTGCTGATGGCGATCGCCAGCCAGGGCGGCGGCGTGATCAATCAGCACTTCGGCCACGCGCACGAGTTCCTGATCTACGAGGCCTCGCCGGCCGGCGTGCGCTTCATCAGCCATCGCAAGACCGACAACTACTGCGAGGGTGGCGACACCTGCGGCGACGGCGAGAGTGTGCTGTCGCGGACCATCGCCACGCTGTCGGGCTGCGAGGCCGTGCTCTGCTCGAAGATCGGTTACGAGCCCTGGGACATGCTCGAAGCAGCCGGGATCAAGCCCAACGGCGAGCATGCGATGGAGCGGATCGAGGACGCCGTCGCCGCGGTTTACCGCGAGATGTGGGAGGCCGGTGCGCTGATGACTGCCGCCGACGAATGCCTGGTCGTGGCCTGA
- the nifA gene encoding nif-specific transcriptional activator NifA, translating to MSSVAAMTDATELLLQSQLRTLYQVGLVLSRAESLQPTLKSLLGILHEQADLRHGMVALREPDGTALSVYALHAECADREAVRYRSGEGVIGWVLAHREPVEVARLGDEPRFLDRMGVYDRERPFLAVPIDIGGNVSGVLAAQPSSARALSSQRQFLAMIADLVGSSVARSLEVERGRRALQEERDSLRRQLRGEYGFDTLVGHAPAMRRVFEQVRQVSKWNTTVLVRGESGTGKELVANAVHYNSPRASAPFIKLNCAALPDNLLESELFGHEKGAFTGAVASRRGRFEQAAGGTIFLDEIGEITPAFQAKLLRVLQEGEFERLGGTRTLRVDVRVIAATNRNLEDAVVRGEFREDLYYRLNVMPIYLPPLRERVGDLPELAQFLLDKIADRQGRALSLTAGAMRALASHDWPGNVRELENCLERAAVMSEDGNIDSDVVTPSGLPPRAAADEPQVTQPASLNDPDLSERERVVAALEQAGWVQAKAARLLGMTPRQIAYRIQTLKIRVRQI from the coding sequence ATGAGCTCGGTTGCCGCCATGACGGATGCGACCGAGCTGCTGCTGCAGAGCCAGCTGCGCACGCTTTATCAGGTGGGGCTCGTGCTCAGCCGGGCCGAGTCCCTGCAGCCGACGCTCAAATCCCTGCTCGGCATTCTCCACGAACAGGCCGATCTGCGGCATGGCATGGTGGCGCTGCGCGAGCCGGACGGCACGGCGCTGTCCGTGTATGCCCTGCACGCGGAATGCGCCGACCGCGAAGCGGTGCGCTACCGCAGCGGCGAGGGCGTGATCGGCTGGGTGCTGGCGCACCGCGAGCCCGTCGAGGTCGCGCGTCTCGGCGACGAGCCGCGGTTTCTCGACCGCATGGGCGTGTACGATCGCGAACGACCGTTCCTGGCGGTGCCGATCGACATCGGCGGCAACGTGTCGGGCGTGCTCGCGGCACAGCCATCGTCCGCGCGGGCGCTGTCGTCGCAGCGTCAGTTTCTGGCCATGATCGCCGATCTCGTCGGTAGCAGCGTGGCGCGTTCGCTGGAGGTCGAACGCGGCCGTCGCGCCCTGCAGGAGGAGCGCGATTCGCTGCGCCGCCAGCTGCGCGGCGAATACGGTTTCGACACCCTGGTCGGCCATGCGCCGGCGATGCGCCGCGTATTCGAGCAGGTGCGCCAGGTTTCCAAGTGGAACACCACCGTGCTGGTGCGCGGCGAGTCCGGCACCGGCAAGGAGCTTGTCGCCAACGCCGTGCACTACAACTCGCCGCGCGCGAGCGCGCCGTTCATCAAGCTCAACTGCGCGGCCCTGCCAGACAATCTGCTCGAATCCGAGCTGTTCGGTCACGAGAAGGGCGCCTTCACCGGGGCGGTGGCCAGCCGGCGCGGGCGCTTCGAGCAGGCCGCCGGCGGCACCATCTTCCTGGACGAGATCGGCGAAATCACCCCGGCCTTCCAGGCCAAGCTGCTGCGCGTGCTGCAGGAGGGCGAATTCGAGCGCCTGGGCGGCACGCGCACGCTGCGCGTGGACGTGCGCGTGATCGCGGCCACCAACCGCAACCTCGAGGACGCCGTGGTCAGGGGCGAATTCCGCGAGGATCTCTACTATCGGCTAAACGTCATGCCCATTTATCTGCCGCCGCTGCGCGAGCGCGTCGGCGACCTGCCGGAGCTGGCGCAGTTCCTGCTCGACAAGATCGCAGACCGGCAGGGGCGGGCGCTGTCGCTGACGGCCGGCGCGATGCGTGCCCTCGCCAGTCACGACTGGCCGGGCAACGTGCGCGAGCTGGAAAACTGCCTCGAACGCGCCGCCGTGATGAGCGAGGACGGCAACATCGACAGCGATGTCGTCACGCCTTCAGGCCTGCCGCCGCGCGCCGCGGCGGACGAGCCGCAGGTGACGCAGCCCGCCAGTCTCAACGATCCCGATCTCAGCGAGCGTGAGCGCGTGGTCGCCGCGCTGGAGCAGGCCGGCTGGGTGCAGGCCAAGGCCGCTCGGCTGCTCGGCATGACACCGCGGCAGATCGCCTACCGCATCCAGACCCTCAAGATCCGCGTCCGCCAGATCTGA
- a CDS encoding SIR2 family protein yields the protein MSDTLFNEFSEGIRNGEIVPYLGPGVLRGVTDQISGEPVPATSDELIMALNRGQPMAPRLMYEFPRAAMHVELKRGRSAVNRFLTETYGERQWTRSPLHRMLADLQAPYVIDINRDTQLQDRYADRAHLLILGTARIGGTDYRYKLYHYGGHAYSEIAAETADPTLPVLFKPMGSPLPEPSYIASDADYVDYITELMGGFAIPGFLKARRRGLRYLLVGMRLTRDTERMVLSDLMHGHDEGTAGWALIPEPTTKEVRFCTRQDIEIIEADADDLLAALAAHTASEA from the coding sequence ATGTCAGACACCCTATTCAACGAATTTTCCGAAGGTATCCGCAACGGCGAGATCGTCCCCTATCTCGGCCCAGGCGTGCTGCGCGGCGTGACTGATCAGATCAGCGGCGAGCCGGTACCGGCAACCAGCGACGAGTTGATCATGGCCCTCAATCGCGGCCAGCCCATGGCGCCGCGACTAATGTACGAGTTTCCGCGTGCGGCCATGCACGTCGAACTCAAGCGCGGGCGCAGTGCGGTCAATCGTTTCCTCACCGAGACCTACGGCGAGCGGCAGTGGACGCGTTCGCCGCTGCACCGAATGTTGGCCGATCTGCAGGCGCCTTACGTGATCGATATCAACCGCGACACGCAGCTGCAGGACCGCTACGCGGACCGTGCCCACCTGCTGATCCTGGGCACGGCGCGAATCGGCGGTACCGATTACCGCTACAAGCTGTATCACTACGGCGGTCATGCCTACAGCGAAATTGCGGCGGAAACCGCCGACCCGACGCTGCCCGTATTGTTCAAACCGATGGGATCTCCACTGCCTGAACCCAGCTACATCGCCTCCGATGCCGACTATGTCGACTACATCACCGAGTTGATGGGTGGGTTTGCGATACCGGGCTTTCTGAAAGCCCGCCGACGCGGCCTGCGCTATCTGCTTGTCGGCATGCGGCTGACGCGCGACACCGAGCGCATGGTGCTCAGCGATCTGATGCATGGACATGACGAAGGCACGGCCGGGTGGGCACTGATTCCGGAGCCGACGACCAAGGAAGTGCGATTCTGCACACGCCAGGATATCGAGATCATCGAAGCCGATGCCGACGACCTGCTCGCCGCACTTGCGGCCCACACCGCAAGCGAAGCCTGA
- the queA gene encoding tRNA preQ1(34) S-adenosylmethionine ribosyltransferase-isomerase QueA has translation MQTRDFHYDLPERLIAQAPLEPRSASRMLVLDAVHADGPMDRRIVDLPDLLSPGDLLVFNDTRVIPARLYGRKATGGRVEVLIERLTGDHRALAHIRASKSPPAGSLLELEGGVSVEVLGREGELFVLEFTGDEGVLAQLERHGHVPLPPYIQRGDTDEDRERYQTIFANRAGAVAAPTAGLHFDEALLARIRARGVETARVTLHVGAGTFQPVRVADPSQHHMHAEYAEVDEVVCAAVAACRARGGRVVAVGTTCVRSLESAAASGELKPFAGDTRLFITPGYEFKVVDALLTNFHLPESTLLMLVCAFAGYKPVMAAYRHAVAESYRFFSYGDAMFLTRAS, from the coding sequence ATGCAGACCCGTGACTTCCACTATGACTTGCCGGAACGCCTGATCGCGCAGGCGCCGCTTGAGCCGCGTAGCGCCAGCCGCATGCTGGTGCTCGACGCCGTGCATGCGGACGGGCCGATGGATCGCCGAATCGTCGATCTGCCCGATCTGCTGTCGCCAGGCGACCTGCTGGTTTTCAACGACACGCGGGTGATTCCGGCACGTCTTTATGGGCGCAAGGCCACGGGAGGGCGGGTCGAGGTGCTGATCGAGCGCCTCACCGGCGATCACCGCGCGCTGGCGCACATCCGCGCCAGCAAGAGCCCGCCGGCCGGTAGTCTCCTGGAACTGGAGGGCGGTGTCTCGGTCGAGGTATTGGGCCGCGAAGGTGAACTCTTCGTGCTCGAATTCACGGGCGACGAGGGTGTGCTCGCCCAGCTCGAACGCCACGGACACGTGCCGTTGCCGCCGTACATCCAGCGCGGCGATACGGATGAGGACCGGGAGCGCTATCAGACGATCTTCGCCAACCGTGCCGGCGCGGTGGCCGCGCCCACGGCGGGTCTACATTTCGACGAGGCGTTATTGGCGCGAATACGCGCACGCGGCGTGGAGACGGCGCGGGTGACCCTGCATGTCGGCGCCGGCACGTTCCAGCCGGTGCGCGTGGCAGACCCGAGCCAGCACCATATGCATGCCGAATACGCCGAGGTTGACGAGGTCGTCTGCGCTGCAGTGGCGGCCTGCCGGGCACGCGGCGGCCGTGTGGTGGCGGTGGGCACGACCTGCGTGCGCAGCCTGGAAAGCGCAGCGGCATCCGGCGAGCTCAAGCCCTTCGCCGGCGACACGCGGCTCTTCATCACGCCCGGCTACGAGTTCAAGGTCGTGGACGCACTGCTGACCAATTTCCATCTGCCGGAATCGACGCTGCTGATGCTGGTCTGCGCCTTCGCGGGCTACAAACCGGTGATGGCGGCTTACCGCCACGCGGTGGCCGAATCCTACCGTTTCTTCAGCTACGGGGACGCCATGTTCCTGACCAGGGCATCATGA
- a CDS encoding 4Fe-4S dicluster domain-containing protein has translation MSLRIVSSCVNCWACQPVCPSDAILQAPKHFVINDRKCTECEGSYDVPQCASICPIEGAITNAAGEAMNPPGSLTGIPPAMVAAAQAEIRAR, from the coding sequence ATGTCATTGAGGATCGTTTCATCCTGCGTCAACTGCTGGGCCTGCCAACCGGTATGCCCCAGCGACGCGATCCTGCAGGCACCCAAGCATTTCGTGATCAACGATCGCAAGTGCACCGAGTGCGAGGGCAGCTACGACGTCCCGCAGTGCGCGAGCATCTGTCCCATCGAAGGGGCGATCACGAATGCCGCCGGCGAGGCGATGAACCCGCCCGGTTCGCTCACCGGCATCCCGCCGGCGATGGTGGCTGCTGCCCAGGCCGAAATCAGGGCGCGCTGA